The stretch of DNA aatcacgaaaattttcattaatttccaATCaagtatttcgatatttaagcctaagcttttaaaataacttatttttaattcctcaaaacctaaaattctcataattcttaaaatatcatcattttccaaaatcatcaatatccacttaatcgaattcatacCAAACAAGAATTTAATCGAacaagtattatgataattacgAAACACAACCCAGCCCATACGCAGAGAACCCATATGATAATGACCTGTTTATAAATCATGTTTTAACGGATCAACTCGTTTTTATCCAAGCCCGTTACCATCAAACTCAAACCTACTAATTTTGTATCGTGTTTGTGTTGGGATCAcaggtcgtgtcacatattgccacccttaattttttgtgacggttgagcAGCAAAACCATCAAAAAATCTAATTCGTGACAAGGTTATTGTGTGGGTTAAGGAAAGCTTTTTCGATCTCCAAACAATAGCCTTGGGCTGACTATTTATTGTGTGGCTTGTATGTTTGGTAAAATACcttttgaaaacccattcttaagaaaaagaaaaactctctcttGTTAAGAGTGGTTATCAAACAGTACCAAAACCTGTTAGCGATAATGAGCGATCGATATTTAAATGcaaatcaaacatcaataagGGCGAGTTGATgtactatacatatatattaaactacacgtactatatatatatatatatatatatatatatgcaaatcaAAACTTAATTATTTAAGATGCAAGTTGTAACTTTTCGTAATTTGGGACATTGCAAACTGAGCGATCGATGATCCCAAAGAGACAATTCTAATTACGTGTTTCGAATATAGCGACGTTCTTGTTTAAAGTACTAGCTATAGATGTTAATTAAGGGCGAAAGGCGGCAAATTATGTCCCCATGCATGCAGAATTGTTAAATATAAAGGGAAGTTGATTGGCCTCTTCACTACTTCCAAATTGATGATCAGGAGACCGTCAATTCTGATGTTAGGGTTTAGAAATTAGTCTCTTTTCGTAACATTATAATATAGATAGAATAATTCTATTATAAGATCTTTACATCACACACCATCcacgtgacataatttaatttaatttggaagAAGGCATCAACATAATCATTCAAACcgaaatcttaaaataattaatctgGGTATATTCCTACAACAATAACCACTAAAATATTCTCTGACGTTGGGAGACTCAACTCTTGATCTTTTACCTGAACTGAACATGATCCTAGACTCAAAACCCACCACCTGTGCCGGCCTCCTTGAGCGGGCAAATTGATGTAACATGAATCCTATTCCTGACAGCTGGTGGCTTGACTTGACCCTCCTCTCGTACGACTATAAAAGGTCCAaatttttcaggaaaaatcTTGCAGACAGAGACAAGGAAGACTTGAATTCTCAGCTCAGAAATAGTTCTGGGGAGCTAAGCAATGGTTTTCAACGGCCGGATGCTTATGAAACTAACCTGGGTTTGTGTGATATTATCAGGAATAATTGCAACTGCAGCAGCAGCTCCTGAAATAGCCAAGCCTAACTGCCAAGACCGATGTGGAGATGTTGAGATTCCATATCCATTTGGCACAACTGAAGATTGCTACCTAAATGATTACTTTTCCATCGTTTGTAACGAGTCTTCCAACGAACCCCAAACTCTGATCGGAAATAATTTGGTTGTCACCAACATTTCTGTCCACGGTCAGCTTGACATCTTGATGTACATAGCCCACCAGTGTTTCCCTAACTCCAGCGGTATTCTTGGGTCTGAAAACATTCCCTTTCTGAGAGTCCCTGCCTTCACCATTTCCCACACCCAAAACAAGTTCGTCGCCGTCGGCTGTGACACTTACGCCTTCCTCAATGCTTTCCAGAATAATGAACCCTTCTCCATCGGCTGCACTTCAACATGCCGAAGTATGAGGAATGTTTTCAATGGATCTTGCTCTGGAATTGGGTGTTGCCAGGTTGAGATTCCAAAAGGACTGAAGAATTTCTCATTGGAAGCACGGAGCTATGACAATCACACTACTGTACAGAGCTTCAATCCATGCAGCTATGCCTTTGTTGCTAAACAAGGCCAGTTCAACTTCTCCTCCACTTATCTTCAAAGCCTGCAAAACGTTTTAACCAATCCAATGGTTGTTGATTGGGCAATCGGTAATGAAACATGTGAATATGCTCAGACAAAGTCAGATTACATATGCGGAGGGAACAGCACATGTTTTGATCCAGACAATAATGGGTATGGGTACCGTTGCAAGTGCGAAGAGGGTTATGATGGAAACCCTTACCTTCCTCATGGTTGCCAAGGTACGTATAGTGTAGCTTAGAAGAATCATTTCAGAATCTTGCCAAGGTACGTATAGTATAGCTTAGAAGAATCATTTCAGAATCCATAGTACTCATGATTTTCAAAAAGGATTTTTGTTAATAAACtgatgattttacaaaatgaatggtattttattttgttctcgATCACTCGATGCGTATATAAGTAGCTGAACCAACCCATGTATACTCAAGTCTCAACAAATGATCGatttatgttgaatttattttgtattatcaTAGTTTTACCGCCAAATTTACGTGAAAACTGATTGCAGAtgcttattttttgtcattCGATTTGACATAAAGTTATTGAGTCTGATGAATACTTTCACTCTTATCTTGAGATATTGAGAtcaatgaatgcatgcatggcaaaaTATACACCAGCTGACATGCACTTGTTAGTCAAACATCGATCTTTTCTAGTATAGTACTAAATTCTGCACATGCTGCAATGTGTTCAGATATTGATGAGTGCAAAATTGGGAAACCCTGCAATGGATCAGCAAAATGCACCAACCTTGTTGGGAGTTTCTCATGTACTTGTCCCCGTGGCTACGTAGGCGATGGGAAGATGCATGGCTGCATTCCTAAAGCTAGACAATCTTGGACAATAATTATTGCAATGGGTAAGTATATAAGAATTATAAATGCATGAATCATCATCATTGTAATATGTTAATCCAATTTTTTAGTTGATATATTCTTATATACACCATCTTACAACTATGGATAGATTACTTAATTAAGAATTTAAGATAATACACCATGTTAACGTAAAAATACGCACAGTCTGGAATGGAAGAGAGATCCATTCCCAAGATGCGCTGAGATGGACTGGGCCTAGAtcggtgttgtttggagccTCCAACAATGGTCCGGTGCGGATGTACGATTCGGTGTGTACATCTATAGTGGTGAATAGTATTTAAATGCAGATGAAATAAGAAAAGATGAACATACAAATTTATGTGGTTCAGCACTAGGCCTACGTCTACGGGGGTTTGGGGAGGGGAGATTCTACTATAATAAGCTTGTTTACAGTGTCtcatagcctctcatttctcactgtacaatggaaGCTGTAGATCTATTCACTAGAGAAGAAGTTCTCTCTGGAGCTCttaggttgaagaagaaatcgAAGTAGAACCCAAAAgtcaaaagaaaatccaaagTCCCTGTCCCAAAAAAAGTCTGCAATTTGTAGGTTCTCCTTGCTTTTTATCTCCTACCCCTCATTTGCTTTAAGTCATTTCCCTACTTTTCTCTCTTGACACCTTGTTTTTCCTTGCTTTATGTCAAATCCTCCATTTTCCTCTCCTAACATTATTCTCATACCTCCTAACACCTCATACCTTTAGTCCATTCTTGTCCCTCATTCTTCTCTAAcattttgtcttctagtgagtCCCCCCATTGGCTGGGTCAAGGAAAAATCCCCTCACAcaccacatatatataaattcttagATTTTATTCCATACTTACAAATCATATGGTTGATCAAGATTTTTCATagcaatatttaaaaatcatgtcTACCAACTTTGCTCAACTCATAGGTAACGAGCAAACAATCCAGTACTAATTATCTCCGGTCGGGTAGGGGAAAAGTATTCCGCCGGCCCCCTAGTTATATGTACGTATTAAGAAGTTGTCCACCTCTCtcgtcttctttcttctccttattTGATCttattctttctcttctctctcatttctcagcCTTTGCCTCTTCCCATCTCATAATTTCtcattcttctccttctcctaatttcttcttaatttttttcttctatcaaGCCATAGGCTCTATGTGCCATGGTATAATTTGAGACCCAATGCTGCAATGGTGCTTGGGTGATCTCCATGGCTCTATGATTTTAGATCTCCATGTTCTTGGGTTTGCTTGTGTAATTTTTGAGTTTGATGGCTCCATTTCTGTGATCTCCATAAGAGGACGAGGTCCCAAAAGGCAAGGAAAAACTAAAATTCATCATGGGCTTCTTGCCAACTAAAAATTTCAACTTTAAAGTTTTAAGTTGAAAGGAAGCTCTCGCCAGATTCATCATTTccaattgaataatatttttatcaacatGTTTATCGTCTTCTCTTGACGCGACACCAAATGGTTTATAGAGtagtaaaaataatagataatttTTGAATCATTTGTGTGACCATAGGAAATGATTAAAGGATGATGAATAATGCTCATGACTAGCTAATTTATTAAGTATTCTAACTTTGAATGTGCCATCTCGCTATATAATACATATGCTACCTGTTTGACTTGCAAATAATTTGAATCGTTTGTGATAATAGAGATAAGCTATTGACTTAAACTAGAATTGAAACTTTCtttaggaaagaaaaatattgaaattttaaacattttggTTTATTAAAATGTGTATTTGAACATCATGTGCAGGTATCGGAATAATCCTCTTGTTGCTACTTGTGGGAGGTTCTTGGGTTTATTGGGGATTGAAAAGAAGACAACTCATAAAGCTCAAAGagaatttctttcaaaaaaacgGTGGCTTAGTGTTACAACAAAAACTTTCAAGTTACACAAGTACATGCATGGAGACAACAAGAATCTTTAGTGTAGAAGAGCTTGAAAAGGCTACTGACAACTATGATGAGAGTAGAGTCCTTGGCCAAGGAGGTTATGGAACTGTTTACAAAGGAGTATTATCAGACAACAAAGTGGTTGCCATTAAGAAATCAAAAATCTGTGATCAGAGCCAAATTAAACAATTCATAAACGAGGTGATTGTGCTTACCCAAGTTAATCATAGGAATGTGGTCAAGCTATTAGGTTGTTGTCTAGAAACGGAAGTTCCTTTACTGGTTTATGAATTTATCACAAATGGGACTCTTTTTGACTACATTCATAACAAAAGCTTATCATCCTCATTCTCGTGGGAAATGCGTCTGAAGATAGCATCAGAAATTGCAGGAGCACTTGCATACCTACATTCAGCAACTTCCATGCCAATCATACATAGAGATGTAAAAACTGCAAACATACTTCTAGATGAAAGCTACTCAGCAAAAGTGTCTGACTTCGGAGCTTCAAGACTAGTTCCTCTTGATCAAACGCACATAGCAACATTGGTGCAAGGAACTTTTGGGTACTTGGATCCAGAATACTTTCATACTAGCCAACTAACAGAAAAAAGTGACGTCTATAGCTTTGGTGTTGTTGTTGCAGAGCTATTGACAGGTAAAAAGGCACTTTGTTTTGATAGGCCTGAAAGTGATAGAAATCTAGCAATGTATTTTAGTTCTATGATAAAAGAATATCGTATAATTGAAATAATTGACGATCATATTGTAAGTGAGGGAAGTATTGAGGAGGTGAAGGAAGTTGCTAACCTTGCAAAAAGGTGCTTAAGATTAAAAGGGGAAGAAAGACCTACCATGAAGGAAATAGCAATGGAGCTTGAGGGATTGAGAATTACAGAAAAGCATTGGTGGGGAAAGCCTGAATATATCTATACAGAAGATCAGACTGAACAGTTGCTCAGTGCAGACACATTTAGCCTTGATGTTGGCAATGGCTACTCTTCTTCTACCAACACAACTTCCAAATACGAAGCATGAAAGACCAAGTCTTGCAAGCACTGGATGATGGCAGATAAGTAATTAGTTCATGGTAAAATATACTTGCATCAATTGCTAACAAATCATGATGACTTTCAAGCATATTTTTAAGCTGTATTTCTAACTTTTATTTCTtccttcccttttcttttcttccctaGAGGCTTCATTAATGACAGTAGTACTGAGTTTATTTCTAATGGTTTCAAATGTTGTTGTCTTTCATCCCCCCCTTTGGCTAAGTAGTCATTCCTTTTTTCTGATAGGTACTGTCAGTTGTTTTTATcatgtattaatttttctttaatatatgcTATTTTGTAACACAAATAACTGGttgtaaatgaaattttggAATTTTATGTTACCACATGCTATCTATAATTAATGTTTCTCAATTGGCCTTTCTGGTCGACCAAAAATATTCCTGGCAATGTGTTATTTGCAGTGAAATTTAGCGTTGCAGTTGATCTAAAAGTGCCGTCATCGAAAAAATAGTTGCATTAACTCAATTTCGCCATAAATGAAAGCAATAAATTACCTCATTCCGTCACACAAGAGTCGCATaatactcatatatatagtcaaatatatatatatatatatatttatatatatatatatatatatatataagacttgCAAAAGAGAGTACTTTGCAATCTTCAGTGGTGCCAAATCGAAGAAGAGAATCCaagttttactattttttttttctgtgcgATTTCCTACTGATCGAAGTTGGAGCCTTAATTTATATGTAACATCCGAGCCCAGTCAGgctgctttacaaaattttgggttatagttatgaaaaatcGTTTGGGATTAcgagtaaaatttttagaagtgtttgggcctaagatatttttggcggtataaaattttttttaataggtttgataattaggttttaaAGTCTTTAATGGATCGAGTGTATGTTCATCAAAAAATTTATGGGataagtgtatttattttagattggGTAGAGACCCAAAACTTTAGATAAAAGCCATGCAATAATCTTGTTAAGGGTCCAAGGCGTGGGCCTAAgtatatttactttatgttatgttatgttattttattttatcttcttttcttttctttttagacgTAAGAAACCGGTCCGTGAAATCATTTTCCAGACACCATCGCTCGGTTTGtgtccattttcctttttcatgcagTGTTCCTATCCTCTCCTTTAGGTTTCTTATCTCTTTACTgtttatatatcttatatatatgcgTTAAGCATCCTCAGTGCCGCTACCCTCTCTTCATGCTTTCAGccatttaaactcatttgagCTTCCACCCCCAACCTCAGTACAGACCACAGCCAGGCACTGAAGAACCACCTTCTCCGTAAAACACCAACCGAAGAGCTTGATTTGCATCCAGTAAACCGCCACAGCCAAAGCCAGTCCACGAGTCGTAACTCCACCAAACACAGTTCACGCCAGTGCCTCCGCCTCTCATAGTCCATCACCCAAGCCGTGCGCCACCACCCTCTCCGTGTAAACACCACCTATGTAAGCCACGGAACTCCCCTGTTTTTAGCCACCCGAAACAGAGATCCATCCACCAAACCACTGCACTGCACCGTACCACACCGCACCAACCACTCCAAGCCGTTGCCACCCGCACGGAAAAGGGCCGTCGGACACCCTCATGCCACCTCAGCCGATAACAACCCCTCACGGTGAGCATCTGCTTCTttccatcctctctctctcgctcacctCTCCCTCTTGTTCTCTCGTGCTCAGCGCTGCTCGACGAAAGCTCCGCAACGCTCCTGCTCTCCTGCCGCGCCACCACAGCTCCTCCAGCCAGCCCCGTCACACCTTACCCTTCCACGCGTGCCTTGGTTTCCCTGGGGTAAGCCCCTACCGCCGCGCACTGGGTGTTATTCCCGTGCATGGTGTGTGCGTCTGGTTTTATGATTATAAGTGATGTgcgtacataatatatatgttatatatatataaagtgttaaCTTGATAGTTGAGTCTGTTACCAGTTTTACCCCTATACTTCCAGATTTATGTTTTCGGTTGAgaggtatttatttatttttttgttatgttaaaatgagttttgttttaagtctcataaaacattatttttgtgtagaaaatattttaataacatagttaactaaaggaagtaaacctatttttaggAGAGGAGTTTTACATGGcgtaatttataagatttttaaagtagtctaagtgttttattaatttataatgcgTAGTTGGtgctttagatatttttaaatattactttttattgagttccTTAATTGTCTTAGCACTTGTTCGATTAAACCTCTTATTCGGTACAAAttcaattaagtggatattgatagttttagaaaatgatggtattttaggaattatgagcattttaggttttgaggttttaaaataggttcttttagcaatTTAGGTTTAATTATCGAGACAcatgattgattgaaaatttacggggATTGCGTgatttttataggtaacgattaatatttgtttggctttgttgaggaaaaattcttttaaaggCTAAGGAgttcaggtaagcagggttcctatgctagactttgcataaaaaataaataaaatgggctgaggttgattttttgaaaaaaatatgaatgttttgttatgaaaagaatctgaaatgacctcagttatttgttttgcatgactcatgaaattctgtttaagaataaagtattttctgtcatgactggtgtagatatgagcttattttgacattttgtttccgaactatgcaaaagagagcgaatatgaaattttgtgcataaattatattttgtgaactgattctgttctgttatgaaaatattctatactctgatatgataagatgtgatttatGAATCCTctagcatgacattctgtttctattctgaccttaccacgggtgtaaaaatgtggcctctgtttgggttggtaccaacttttctgtttctggtgcacccactttagaaacaaagtggttttctgcgtgatctttcctatatgcacactcggggctccgagaatgataaggggaagattcacattttgtttctgctcggttggccgtcgggttttgcacaaccctatcacgggggttaaacatggaattctgttctgatatgatattttagttatgctgtgccaaggaaattttgaataagaatattgtgaactttcgctctgatatttttgataacatgttctgactctgcattctgaatataaaaagtgttttattctgcattctg from Juglans microcarpa x Juglans regia isolate MS1-56 chromosome 3S, Jm3101_v1.0, whole genome shotgun sequence encodes:
- the LOC121258636 gene encoding wall-associated receptor kinase 2-like, coding for MNPIPDSWWLDLTLLSYDYKRSKFFRKNLADRDKEDLNSQLRNSSGELSNGIIATAAAAPEIAKPNCQDRCGDVEIPYPFGTTEDCYLNDYFSIVCNESSNEPQTLIGNNLVVTNISVHGQLDILMYIAHQCFPNSSGILGSENIPFLRVPAFTISHTQNKFVAVGCDTYAFLNAFQNNEPFSIGCTSTCRSMRNVFNGSCSGIGCCQVEIPKGLKNFSLEARSYDNHTTVQSFNPCSYAFVAKQGQFNFSSTYLQSLQNVLTNPMVVDWAIGNETCEYAQTKSDYICGGNSTCFDPDNNGYGYRCKCEEGYDGNPYLPHGCQDIDECKIGKPCNGSAKCTNLVGSFSCTCPRGYVGDGKMHGCIPKARQSWTIIIAMGIGIILLLLLVGGSWVYWGLKRRQLIKLKENFFQKNGGLVLQQKLSSYTSTCMETTRIFSVEELEKATDNYDESRVLGQGGYGTVYKGVLSDNKVVAIKKSKICDQSQIKQFINEVIVLTQVNHRNVVKLLGCCLETEVPLLVYEFITNGTLFDYIHNKSLSSSFSWEMRLKIASEIAGALAYLHSATSMPIIHRDVKTANILLDESYSAKVSDFGASRLVPLDQTHIATLVQGTFGYLDPEYFHTSQLTEKSDVYSFGVVVAELLTGKKALCFDRPESDRNLAMYFSSMIKEYRIIEIIDDHIVSEGSIEEVKEVANLAKRCLRLKGEERPTMKEIAMELEGLRITEKHWWGKPEYIYTEDQTEQLLSADTFSLDVGNGYSSSTNTTSKYEA